One Stratiformator vulcanicus genomic window, GTGGTTCGCCCTCGGCGCCCCGGCTGCGTACAGCCTCGCCTACCACTTCCTGCCCCGTTATCGCGAGGCCCTCGTAGGCCTCGCCGTCCCGGCGGTGGTCATCTACCTCATCATCCTGCTCGTGTGGTCCCGCTCCCTGCTTCGCCGATGAAGTGAGCAAACAAGCCCGCAGCGCCAGCAAGGGATCCAAGGGAAAAGTCAAGATGTCGTGTGACCCGGACACCGTCCGGGCGGCAAAGCCGCAAGAGCAACCAGCGGAGTCGGAAAAGCTAACGAATACAAGCCGCGCACGGAGTAAGCGGATATCGCACGGGTTGATCCGCTTACTTCGTGCGCGGCTTGTCGAGGAACCTCTCGGAGCGAAATCCCTTGCTGGCGCTGCGGGCTTGTGTGAGGGGTGCACAAGTTAAATGTCAGGCAGCAATTTCTTAATTGCGTCCAGCGCATCGGCCTCGTCCGCTTTCTTGTCCGTCCGCCATTTCGTGATCCGCGGGAAGCGAACCGCGATGCCGCTCTTGTGGCGACTCGACAGCCGGATGTCTTCGAAAGCGAGTTCAAACACTTGCTCCGGTTTCACACTGCGGACCGGGCCGAAGCGTTCGATCGTGTTGCGGCGGATCCACCGGTCGACCTTACCGATCTCCTCGTCGGTCAATCCGCTATAGGCTTTGGCGAATGGGACCAGTTCTCCCTCATTCCACGCGGCGAAGGTGTAATCGCTGTACAGGCTCGCCCGCCGACCGTGGCCGCGCTGGGCATAAATCATGACCGCGTCGACCGTGAAGGGCTCGATCTTCCACTTCCACCACGGCCCCCGCACCCGCCCGACCCCGTACTCGGAATCGTTGCGCTTGAGCATCAAACCTTCTGCACGACGCTCGCGACTCGTCTCCCGCAATTTGGCTAAATCTTCCCAAGACGGCGATTGAACAACCTCGCTTAACGAGATCGCCAACCGCTCCCGGTCCGCCGCCCCCTCCAACGGCAACGTTGATTCAACCCCCTCACCTCTGATCTCTAAACTCTCAACGAGCGACGCAAGTCGCGCCCGCCTCTTTGCCATCGGCCACGTGCGAACGTCTGCCCCGTCCCACTCCAGTAGATCGAATGCAATGAAATGCGCCGGCACGTCTGAAAGAATTTTCTTGCCGAGCGTCTTCCGCCCGATCCGCCGCTGCAACTCACCGAAGGGCAAGACGTTGCCCTCCTTCATTGCGACGAGTTCGCCGTCGAGGGCCGTGCCGTCGGGAAGCGCTTCGATCACCGGCTGCAGGTCGGGAAACCGCTCGGTCAGCAACTCCTCACCGCGCGACCACAGAAAACTCTGCCCCGATCGGCGGATCATCTGTGCTCGGATACCGTCCCATTTCCATTCGACCTGCCACTGCGTCACCTCGCCGAGCGAACTCGGCTCCGCTTCCAACGGATGGGCGAGGAAGAACGGGTAAGGCCGGCTCGCTTCAAGTTCCCCATCGTCTTCGGTGGAGATGAGCGACCGGAAGAACTCCGGCGTCGGCTCCCATTGGCCCATCAAGCGATGCGCAACGAGGGCGACATCGATCTCGGCGACCTCAGCAAGTGCCTTCGTCACCGATCGCTGCTGCACGCCAACGCGAAAGGAGCCGGTCAGCAGTTTATTGAAGACGAATCGCTCTGCCCTGTTCAGGCCAGACCACTTGCTCCACAGTATTTCGCCCTGCTCTTCGGGTGAAAGTTTCTTCAATGGCAGCAGCGTGTCCTCGATCACGGCGTGCAGCGGCTCAGCGCTCGACACGGTCGCTTCGGGCAATAGGAGCGCGATCGTCTCGGCGAGATCGCCGACGACTTCGTAGCTCTCCTCGAACAACCATTCCGAGACCCCCGCCGCTCCGATCGCCGCCGCCCGCAGATCACCCGACTTGATGACCCGCTTCAGCTTCCGCCCCGTCAGCACATGCACCGCCCACGCGGCGTCCTCGGGTTCCGCTTTGCGAAAGTAATCGACGAGCGCAGCATGTTTCGCGGAGGTCTTATTCGTCTCATCAAGACGGGTAAACAGCTCGGCAAACAGGCGCATGCCTGATTATAGCGGGGATATCCACACAAGCCCGCAGAGCCAGAAAGGGATTTCGCTTAAAACTCGCCGATCCGCGCACGTCGTGAGCGAATCTCCCCAACAAGCCGCGCACGTAGTAAGCGGATCGAGCACGTCGCGGGGCCTCCAAGTCGGGATGCCTCCCCGTGATCCGCTTACTTCGTGCGCGGCTTGTGATCAATGCATATGTTTTACTTCGGGCCCGCTTTATTAATTCGCGTGGCCTCGCGTTCTGCACCGGCGGGGTCGCCGTAGATGTCCCCTCGGCCATAGGGAACTTTGCCGGTGGGCTGCTTTCGACCGCCCGTCTCGCGATCGTAATAGTCTTGAGAGTAGTTCTTGGGAATGGTGTCGCCTGTCGCGTACTGCCAAGCATCCATAGCTTCGCGTAGCTCTGTAAGAATTCCCTCTGCTGCGGAGTCTCCATCGCCTTGGCGGAAGCGGTCGACCAGATTATCCGTTTGCGTCGCGTCCTCGGGGCGATAGAACTCCTCCTCGGGCCGCGGAGCGAGGAAGACGTCCGCTTGGGCCTTGCTCAATTCACCTGCGTCCCGTTTCTTCCGCAGGTCCTGATGCGACGGCGAGCGCACGGAATCGGCCGGGCCCTGCCACGCATATTGCGGACGCGCATTGCGAATATAGAGCCAGCCGTCCTCGCGTCGGACCGATCGGCCGTGGGCTTCGTAGTCGTGCCAGTTATGCTCGCTGAAGGCATACTTGCGGAGGTCGTCATCCGGATTCGCAAATAGTTGATCGAAGCTGACGCCCTGCACCTGTTCGGGAATTTCGACACCGGCGAGGTCGAGGACCGTCGGGCAGATGTCAATCGCGCTGACG contains:
- a CDS encoding ATP-dependent DNA ligase, whose protein sequence is MRLFAELFTRLDETNKTSAKHAALVDYFRKAEPEDAAWAVHVLTGRKLKRVIKSGDLRAAAIGAAGVSEWLFEESYEVVGDLAETIALLLPEATVSSAEPLHAVIEDTLLPLKKLSPEEQGEILWSKWSGLNRAERFVFNKLLTGSFRVGVQQRSVTKALAEVAEIDVALVAHRLMGQWEPTPEFFRSLISTEDDGELEASRPYPFFLAHPLEAEPSSLGEVTQWQVEWKWDGIRAQMIRRSGQSFLWSRGEELLTERFPDLQPVIEALPDGTALDGELVAMKEGNVLPFGELQRRIGRKTLGKKILSDVPAHFIAFDLLEWDGADVRTWPMAKRRARLASLVESLEIRGEGVESTLPLEGAADRERLAISLSEVVQSPSWEDLAKLRETSRERRAEGLMLKRNDSEYGVGRVRGPWWKWKIEPFTVDAVMIYAQRGHGRRASLYSDYTFAAWNEGELVPFAKAYSGLTDEEIGKVDRWIRRNTIERFGPVRSVKPEQVFELAFEDIRLSSRHKSGIAVRFPRITKWRTDKKADEADALDAIKKLLPDI